A part of Gossypium hirsutum isolate 1008001.06 chromosome A07, Gossypium_hirsutum_v2.1, whole genome shotgun sequence genomic DNA contains:
- the LOC107929921 gene encoding LOW QUALITY PROTEIN: uncharacterized protein (The sequence of the model RefSeq protein was modified relative to this genomic sequence to represent the inferred CDS: deleted 1 base in 1 codon), whose amino-acid sequence MLLCRTGHNRRLPFSSLSSAKPKQYSIRSAVSPPEWRESRRSVSISLFLSHLLLAPKHAIAGNFLDKYVKKKKLDPLEVYVPAVILTQIQIKDLEKTLEVDDKPEYAACRSLLRSGPAASLRVNIRAVAQYASDAGNGENAFKDVDQCLRALEELDSLFLHASRNEPDASVKVMKAKIGTALNALDSLLQTVPSDVLNQGKEIADAYRAPDDEDLKQPEELDPDLKQLESIL is encoded by the exons ATGTTGTTGTGTCGGACCGGCCACAATCGGCGGCTACCCTTTTCTTCGCTTTCCTCCGCCAAACCTAAGCAATACTCCATCAGGTCCGCCGTGTCACCACCGGAATGGCGGGAGAGCCGGCGGTCGGTTTCTATATCTCTGTTTCTATCTCACTTGCTCCTTGCACCTAAAC ATGCGATTGCAGGTAACTTCTTGGATAAATACGTGAAAAA GAAAAAGCTGGATCCGCTTGAGGTTTATGTGCCTGCTGTTATATTGACTCAAATACAAATTAAAGACCTGG AGAAAACTTTAGAAGTTGATGATAAACCGGAATATGCAGCCTGCAGATCCCTGCTACGTTCTGGTCCGGCTGCATCTCTTCGTGTAAATATACGAGCT GTGGCACAATATGCTTCTGATGCTGGAAATGGTGAAAACGCTTTCAAAGACGTGGATCAATGTCTCAG GGCATTGGAGGAACTAGATTCCTTGTTTCTACATGCATCAAGAAATGAACCAGATGCTTCAGTAAAAGTCATGAAAGCAAAGATTGGTACTGCCCTCAATGCCCTCGACAG CCTGCTTCAAACTGTTCCATCCGATGTATTAAATCAAGGCAAGGAAATTGCTGATGCT TATAGAGCCCCTGATGATGAAGACCTGAAGCAACCTGAGGAGCTAGACCCGGATCTGAAGCAATTGGAATCAATTCTATAA
- the LOC107929920 gene encoding F-box/LRR-repeat protein 15, protein MRIWCCLWFTDDEEEGNRPGGNMKEGFLANVDGFEGNIVNDDDDDDREEREEGEEEEAPSTVAVSAAAAAQFSLTLNRRRQGEEGSLLFEEMVSAMRCGGSWDDPTWRPLNRCSRLSEGETSASASTAVEVCDNHDSYHKRAKVYSGFHENTSCPSTGRDYNISQGSSNSSNNGLFDHNFILNDGSDGHPFDGNGGIDEKHEGGLRAEDFEIRMDLTDDLLHMVFSFLDHCNLCRAAMVCRQWRAASAHEDFWRCLNFENRNISLEQFEDMCQRYPNATEVNLSGTTNMHLLVMRAVSSLRNIEALTLGRGQLGDVFFHALVECSMLRSLDVNDAILGNGVQEIPINHDRLCDLKVTKCRVMRISIRCPQLKSLSLKRSNMAQVALNCPLLNLLDISACHKLTDAAIRSAVTSCPQLESLDMSNCSCVSDETLREIAHSCANLHVLNSSYCPNISLESVRLPMLTVLKLDNCEGITSASMAAIAHSYMLEELELDNCHMLTSVSLDLPRLQKIRLVHCRKFADLNVQCSMLSSVMVSNCTALHRISISSSSLQKLALQKQENLTMLALQCQCLQEVDLTDCASLTNSICNVFSDGGGCPMLKSLVLDNCESLTAVQLSSTSLVSLSLVGCRAITTLDLACPCLEKICLDGCDHLERASFCPAALRSLNLGICPKLNTLRIDAPCMVSLELKGCGVLSEGSINCPLLTSLDASFCSQLKDDCLSATTASCPLIESLILMSCPSIGSDGLFSLRWLPNLTTLDLSYTFLTNLQPVFESCLQLKVLKLQACKYLADSSLEPLYKEGALRELRDLDLSYGTLCQSAIEELLAYCTHLTHVSLNGCINMHDLNWGSTGGGFESLNGSSMFPFENMNDSIEQPNRLLQNLNCVGCPNIRKVLIPPAARCFHLSSLNLSLSVNLKEVDLACYNLSFLNLSNCCSLEILKLGCPRLTSLFLQSCNIEEETVETAISQCSMLETLDVRFCPKICLMNMGRLRAVCPSLKRIFSSLSSA, encoded by the exons ATGAGGATTTGGTGCTGCCTATGGTTTACCGACGACGAAGAGGAAGGTAATCGACCGGGAGGAAACATGAAGGAAGGTTTTTTAGCAAATGTCGACGGTTTTGAGGGGAATATCGTGAATGACGACGACGACGATGACCGCGAGGAACGAGAAGAAGGGGAAGAGGAAGAAGCCCCCTCTACTGTCGCTGTCTCCGCCGCGGCGGCGGCTCAATTTTCCTTAACCCTAAACAGGCGAAGACAAGGAGAAGAAGGGTCGTTGTTGTTTGAAGAAATGGTCTCCGCCATGAGATGCGGTGGGAGCTGGGACGATCCTACGTGGCGCCCTTTGAACCGGTGCTCTCGTCTTTCCGAAGGTGAGACTAGCGCCTCCGCTTCGACTGCCGTTGAAGTTTGTGACAACCACGATTCGTACCATAAGCGAGCCAAAGTGTACTCCGGTTTTCA TGAGAACACGTCTTGCCCTTCGACAGGGAGAGATTACAACATTAGCCAAGGCTCTTCGAATTCATCTAATAATGGGTTATTTGATCATAATTTCATTTTGAATGATGGGAGCGATGGGCATCCTTTTGATGGAAATGGTGGGATAGATGAGAAACATGAGGGTGGTTTGAGGGCGGAAGATTTCGAAATACGAATGGATCTGACTGATGATTTATTGCATATG GTGTTCTCATTCTTGGACCATTGTAATCTTTGTCGTGCTGCTATGGTTTGTAGGCAGTGGCGAGCAGCTAGTGCTCATGAGGATTTCTGGAGgtgtttgaattttgaaaacaggaaTATATCTCTTGAACAAT TTGAGGACATGTGTCAACGGTATCCAAATGCTACTGAAGTGAATCTCAGTGGCACTACTAATATGCACCTGCTTGTTATGAGAGCTGTCTCATCTTTACG AAATATCGAGGCTTTAACATTGGGAAGAGGGCAACTAGGAGATGTTTTTTTCCATGCGTTGGTAGAGTGTAGTATGTTACGGAGTTTGGATGTGAATGATGCTATTCTTGGAAATGGTGTTCAAGAAATACCTATTAACCATGATCGATTGTGTGATCTGAAAGTAACAAAATGCCGTGTGATGCGAATATCTATCAG GTGCCCACAATTAAAAAGTTTGTCTTTGAAACGTAGTAACATGGCTCAGGTGGCCCTGAATTGCCCTCTTTTAAATCTGCTTGACATAAGCGCATGCCACAAACTTACAGATGCAGCTATTCGTTCGGCAGTGACTTCTTGCCCCCAGTTAGAATCTTTAGACATGTCAAATTGTTCTTGTGTTAGTGATGAAACATTGCGTGAGATAGCTCACAGTTGCGCTAATCTCCATGTTTTGAATTCTTCCTATTGTCCTAACATATCACTCGAG TCTGTAAGACTGCCAATGTTAACAGTTCTTAAGCTTGACAACTGCGAGGGTATCACATCAGCCTCAATGGCAGCAATAGCTCATAGTTATATGTTGGAG GAGTTGGAGCTTGATAATTGCCACATGTTAACGTCAGTGTCACTGGATCTTCCTCGTTTGCAGAAAATTCGATTGGTTCACTGTCGAAA ATTTGCTGACTTGAATGTACAATGTTCCATGCTATCATCTGTAATGGTGTCCAATTGCACTGCTCTCCATCGCATTAGCATCAGTTCAAGTTCACTTCAA AAACTAGCATTGCAGAAGCAGGAGAATTTGACGATGTTGGCCCTGCAATGTCAATGTTTGCAAGAAGTAGATCTTACAGATTGTGCATCTTTGACAAATTCCATATGTAATGTATTTAGTGATGGGGGTGGTTGCCCTATGCTAAAATCATTGGTTCTGGATAACTGCGAG AGCTTGACAGCAGTGCAGTTGTCCAGTACATCTTTAGTCAGTCTTTCTCTGGTTGGGTGTCGTGCTATTACTACTCTAGATCTTGCATGTCCTTGTCTTGAGAAAATCTGCTTGGATGGGTGTGATCATCTCGAAAGAGCATCATTTTGTCCT GCTGCTCTTCGGTCACTTAATCTTGGAATATGCCCCAAATTGAACACGCTCAGAATTGATGCTCCATGTATGGTGTCTCTTGAGTTGAAAGGATGTGGTGTATTATCTGAAGGATCAATAAATTGTCCTCTATTGACATCTCTTGATGCATCCTTTTGCAG CCAACTCAAGGATGATTGCTTATCTGCAACCACTGCTTCCTGCCCTCTTATTGAGTCACTAATATTGATGTCTTGCCCATCTATTGGTTCTGATGGTCTTTTCTCTTTGCGCTGGCTTCCAAATTTAACTACACTTGATTTGTCTTACACCTTTTTGACGAATTTGCAGCCAGTTTTTGAGTCTTGTTTGCAGCTCAAG gtgttaaaatTACAAGCATGCAAGTATCTGGCGGACTCATCATTGGAGCCCCTTTACAAGGAAGGTGCTTTACGAGAACTCCGGGATTTGGACTTGTCATATGGTACCCTGTGCCAGTCTGCCATAGAGGAGCTTCTTGCTTATTGCACACATCTTACCCATGTGAGCTTGAATGGATGCATAAATATGCATGACCTAAATTGGGGTTCTACTGGTGGTGGATTTGAATCACTTAACGGATCTAGCATGTTTCCTTTTGAGAACATGAATGACTCAATTGAGCAACCAAATCGTTTACTGCAGAACCTCAATTGCGTAGGTTGTCCAAATATTAGGAAGGTGCTCATCCCACCAGCTGCACGTTGTTTCCACTTATCATCCCTAAATCTTTCTTTGTCAGTCAATTTAAAGGAAGTTGACCTTGCTTGTTACAATTTGTCCTTTCTTAACCTAAG CAATTGTTGCTCTTTGGAAATTTTGAAGCTTGGGTGTCCTAGACTGACCAGTCTGTTTCTTCAG TCCTGCAACATAGAGGAAGAAACCGTTGAAACTGCTATATCACAGTGTAGCATGCTGGAGACTTTGGATGTTCGCTTTTGTCCAAAG ATTTGCTTGATGAATATGGGGAGGTTACGTGCAGTTTGTCCGAGTTTGAAGCGTATATTTAGTAGCTTGTCATCTGCATGA